The following coding sequences lie in one Arachis hypogaea cultivar Tifrunner chromosome 4, arahy.Tifrunner.gnm2.J5K5, whole genome shotgun sequence genomic window:
- the LOC112795427 gene encoding uncharacterized protein isoform X1 yields MEQRAGILYLVHSSLSLKKSVTLKVQKAFALSTSGKLVACACNNGAVQLFTPMSLEYLGNILYSEETAIEQDFQKLLALPDAVACQFSGLEKLAVIYGDHSLYIWDIHDVNQPARCFVLVSHSSCIWDIKNLCCENIHDPSLACTARVSAGTFERDAVKANLSKSGFRSLAVSSDGKHLAAGDCRGNLHIYNLQTSDYTCFQGADDAEILTLSFSQDMYDDIAKNSYSKRKGDLITCSKQKNSELFHTVLGGLGQFGVITRARISLHPAPTKDNNED; encoded by the exons ATGGAACAAAGGGCAG gAATTTTGTACCTTGTTCATTCCAGTTTGTCGCTTAAGAAGTCAGTTACTTTGAAG GTCCAAAAAGCTTTTGCATTATCAACATCCGGAAAGCTAGTTGCTTGTGCCTGCAACAATGGAGCAGTCCAATTATTTACCCCCATGTCTCTAGAATACCTAGGCAACATATTATATTCAGAGGAAACAGCTATTGAACAGGATTTTCAAAAGCTGCTTGCTCTGCCTGATGCTGTTGCATGTCAGTTTTCAGGCTTAGAAAAGCTTG CGGTCATTTATGGAGATCATAGTCTCTACATCTGGGACATCCATGATGTGAATCAG CCTGCCAGATGTTTTGTGCTAGTTTCACATTCCTCATGCATATGGGATATCAAGAATCTATGCTGTGAAAACATCCATGATCCGTCCCTAGCATGCACTGCTCGAG TAAGTGCAGGAACTTTTGAACGGGATGCAGTTAAGGCAAATCTTTCAAAATCAGGATTTCGGTCACTCGCTGTTAGTTCAGATGGAAAGCATCTAGCTGCTGGTGATTGCAGAGGAAATCTCCATATATATAACCTCCAAACTTCAGATTACACATGTTTTCAG GGTGCTGATGATGCAGAGATTCTTACATTAAGCTTTAGCCAGGACATGTATGATGACATTGCAAAAAACAGCTACTCTAAga GAAAGGGAGATTTAATAACATGTTCTAAGCAAAAGAATTCAGAGTTATTTCACACGGTTCTTGGAGGCTTAGGACAATTTGGAGTTATAACAAGAGCAAGAATTTCTCTTCACCCAGCACCCACAAAG
- the LOC112795427 gene encoding uncharacterized protein isoform X2 produces MSLEYLGNILYSEETAIEQDFQKLLALPDAVACQFSGLEKLAVIYGDHSLYIWDIHDVNQPARCFVLVSHSSCIWDIKNLCCENIHDPSLACTARVSAGTFERDAVKANLSKSGFRSLAVSSDGKHLAAGDCRGNLHIYNLQTSDYTCFQGADDAEILTLSFSQDMYDDIAKNSYSKRKGDLITCSKQKNSELFHTVLGGLGQFGVITRARISLHPAPTKDNNED; encoded by the exons ATGTCTCTAGAATACCTAGGCAACATATTATATTCAGAGGAAACAGCTATTGAACAGGATTTTCAAAAGCTGCTTGCTCTGCCTGATGCTGTTGCATGTCAGTTTTCAGGCTTAGAAAAGCTTG CGGTCATTTATGGAGATCATAGTCTCTACATCTGGGACATCCATGATGTGAATCAG CCTGCCAGATGTTTTGTGCTAGTTTCACATTCCTCATGCATATGGGATATCAAGAATCTATGCTGTGAAAACATCCATGATCCGTCCCTAGCATGCACTGCTCGAG TAAGTGCAGGAACTTTTGAACGGGATGCAGTTAAGGCAAATCTTTCAAAATCAGGATTTCGGTCACTCGCTGTTAGTTCAGATGGAAAGCATCTAGCTGCTGGTGATTGCAGAGGAAATCTCCATATATATAACCTCCAAACTTCAGATTACACATGTTTTCAG GGTGCTGATGATGCAGAGATTCTTACATTAAGCTTTAGCCAGGACATGTATGATGACATTGCAAAAAACAGCTACTCTAAga GAAAGGGAGATTTAATAACATGTTCTAAGCAAAAGAATTCAGAGTTATTTCACACGGTTCTTGGAGGCTTAGGACAATTTGGAGTTATAACAAGAGCAAGAATTTCTCTTCACCCAGCACCCACAAAG